A region of Mesorhizobium sp. M3A.F.Ca.ET.080.04.2.1 DNA encodes the following proteins:
- the cmk gene encoding (d)CMP kinase, with the protein MSATFTIAIDGPAGAGKGTLARRLSDHYRLNLLDTGLTYRAVAHKLLELGLPLDNVSAAETAARQVDLSNLDRTVLSAHAVGEAASKVAVIPTVRRILVDKQRAFAKAPPGAVLDGRDIGTVVCPDADIKLYVTASAAVRAQRRLAEIESMGGRADFATILADIERRDERDMGRADSPLKPAPDAHLLDTSEMAIEAAFLAAMAIIDDVLAKRNKA; encoded by the coding sequence ATGAGCGCAACCTTCACCATCGCCATCGACGGCCCGGCCGGCGCCGGCAAGGGCACGCTGGCCCGGCGGCTCTCCGACCACTACCGGCTGAATCTGCTCGACACCGGTCTCACCTATCGCGCGGTTGCCCACAAGCTGCTCGAGCTCGGCCTGCCGCTCGACAATGTCTCGGCGGCCGAAACCGCGGCACGGCAGGTGGACCTCTCGAATCTCGACCGCACGGTGCTTTCGGCGCACGCGGTGGGCGAAGCGGCTTCCAAGGTCGCGGTCATTCCCACTGTGCGGCGCATCCTGGTCGACAAGCAGCGCGCCTTCGCCAAGGCGCCCCCAGGCGCCGTGCTCGACGGCCGCGACATCGGCACGGTCGTGTGTCCCGACGCCGACATCAAGCTCTATGTGACGGCAAGTGCTGCGGTGCGGGCGCAACGCCGGCTGGCCGAGATCGAGAGCATGGGCGGCAGAGCCGATTTCGCCACGATCCTGGCCGACATCGAGCGCCGCGACGAACGCGACATGGGCCGAGCCGACTCGCCACTCAAGCCCGCCCCAGACGCGCACTTGCTTGATACGTCCGAAATGGCTATAGAGGCCGCGTTCCTGGCGGCCATGGCGATCATCGACGACGTCCTGGCCAAGAGAAACAAGGCCTGA
- the rpsA gene encoding 30S ribosomal protein S1: MSAANPSRDDFASMLEESFTAGHSGEGQVVRGTITAIEKDMAIIDVGLKVEGRVPLKEFGAKGKESSLKVGDTVEVYVERIENALGEAMLSREKARREESWVRLEEKFTKGERVEGVIFNQVKGGFTVDLDGAVAFLPRSQVDIRPIRDVSPLMHNPQPFEILKMDRRRGNIVVSRRTVLEESRAEQRSEIVQNLEEGQVVEGVVKNITDYGAFVDLGGIDGLLHVTDMAWRRVNHPTEILNIGQTVKVQIIRINQETHRISLGMKQLESDPWSEIGTKFPIGKKIKGTVTNITDYGAFVELEPGIEGLIHVSEMSWTKKNVHPGKILSTTQEVDVVVLEVDPAKRRISLGLKQTLENPWEAFARNHPVGSQVEGEVKNKTEFGLFIGLEGDVDGMVHLSDLDWTRPGEQVIEEYNRGDMVKAQVLDVDIEKERISLGIKQLARDTVGEAASSGELRKNAVVTCEVIGVKDGGLDVRLVDSGLETFIKRSDLSRDRDEQRPERFTVGQKVDARVIAFDKKTRKLQVSIKALEIAEEKEAVAQYGSTDSGASLGDILGAALKKQGN; encoded by the coding sequence ATGTCTGCTGCAAATCCCTCTCGCGATGATTTCGCGAGCATGCTCGAAGAATCATTCACCGCCGGCCATTCCGGCGAGGGCCAGGTTGTCCGGGGCACGATCACCGCGATCGAAAAGGACATGGCCATCATCGATGTCGGCCTCAAGGTCGAAGGCCGCGTGCCGCTGAAGGAATTCGGCGCCAAGGGCAAGGAGTCCTCCCTCAAGGTCGGCGACACCGTCGAAGTCTATGTCGAGCGCATCGAGAACGCGCTTGGCGAAGCCATGCTGTCGCGCGAGAAGGCGCGCCGCGAGGAGAGCTGGGTGCGCCTGGAGGAGAAGTTCACCAAGGGTGAGCGCGTCGAAGGCGTCATCTTCAACCAGGTCAAGGGCGGCTTCACCGTCGACCTCGACGGCGCCGTGGCGTTCCTGCCGCGCAGCCAGGTCGATATCCGCCCGATCCGCGACGTCTCGCCGCTGATGCACAACCCGCAGCCCTTCGAGATCCTCAAGATGGATCGCCGCCGCGGCAACATCGTGGTGTCGCGCCGCACCGTGCTCGAGGAGAGCCGCGCCGAACAGCGTTCGGAAATCGTGCAGAACCTCGAAGAGGGCCAGGTGGTCGAAGGCGTGGTCAAGAACATCACCGACTACGGTGCGTTCGTCGACCTCGGCGGCATCGACGGCCTGCTGCATGTCACCGACATGGCATGGCGCCGCGTCAACCATCCGACCGAGATCCTTAACATCGGCCAGACGGTCAAGGTGCAGATCATCCGCATCAACCAGGAAACCCACCGCATCTCGCTCGGCATGAAGCAGCTCGAGAGCGATCCGTGGTCGGAGATCGGCACCAAGTTCCCGATCGGCAAGAAGATTAAGGGCACCGTCACCAACATCACCGACTACGGCGCGTTCGTCGAGCTGGAGCCGGGCATCGAGGGCCTCATCCACGTTTCGGAAATGTCGTGGACGAAGAAGAACGTGCATCCCGGCAAGATCCTGTCGACGACCCAGGAAGTCGACGTGGTGGTGCTCGAGGTCGATCCGGCCAAGCGCCGCATCTCGCTCGGTCTCAAGCAGACGCTGGAGAACCCGTGGGAAGCGTTCGCGCGCAACCATCCGGTTGGCAGCCAGGTCGAGGGCGAGGTCAAGAACAAGACCGAGTTCGGCCTGTTCATCGGCCTCGAAGGCGATGTGGACGGCATGGTCCACCTCTCCGACCTCGACTGGACCCGTCCGGGCGAGCAGGTGATCGAGGAGTACAATCGCGGCGACATGGTCAAGGCGCAGGTGCTCGACGTCGACATCGAGAAGGAGCGCATCTCGCTCGGCATCAAGCAGCTGGCCAGGGACACCGTCGGTGAGGCGGCAAGCAGCGGTGAGCTGCGCAAGAACGCCGTCGTCACCTGCGAGGTCATCGGCGTCAAGGACGGCGGTCTGGACGTGCGGCTGGTCGACAGCGGCCTCGAGACCTTCATCAAGCGCTCCGACCTCAGCCGCGACCGCGACGAGCAGCGCCCCGAGCGCTTCACCGTCGGCCAGAAGGTCGATGCCCGCGTCATCGCCTTCGACAAGAAGACCCGCAAGCTGCAGGTCTCCATCAAGGCGCTGGAAATCGCCGAGGAGAAGGAAGCAGTCGCCCAGTACGGCTCGACCGACTCCGGTGCCTCGCTTGGCGACATCCTGGGCGCGGCGCTGAAGAAGCAGGGCAACTAA
- a CDS encoding SDR family NAD(P)-dependent oxidoreductase — MTETLNGRHVVVTGGTGALGGAVVGRLLEQGAICHVPNAHAAAPPNFPYSAHASVHLAHNVDLSDSAKVEAFYHQLPDLWASIHLAGGFTMAPVEKIESASFAEMMDTNARTTFLCSRAAVRSMLTSGTAGRIVNVSARAGLDPRRGSGMVAYAASKAAVAAMTVAMAEELKHKGILVNAVAPSTLDTPANRADMPDADFAKWVSLEAVAEAIAYLASPANQAMSGTLVPLYGRA; from the coding sequence ATGACGGAAACGCTGAATGGCAGGCATGTCGTGGTGACCGGCGGCACCGGTGCCCTTGGTGGCGCGGTTGTCGGCAGGTTGCTGGAGCAAGGCGCCATCTGCCATGTGCCCAACGCCCATGCAGCCGCTCCGCCGAACTTCCCCTACTCCGCCCATGCGAGCGTCCATCTGGCGCACAATGTCGACCTGTCGGATTCCGCCAAGGTCGAGGCTTTCTACCATCAGCTCCCCGACCTTTGGGCTTCGATCCATCTCGCCGGCGGGTTCACCATGGCGCCGGTGGAGAAGATCGAATCGGCATCCTTTGCCGAGATGATGGACACCAACGCCCGCACGACCTTCCTCTGCAGCCGGGCGGCGGTGCGCTCGATGCTGACATCGGGAACCGCGGGCCGCATCGTCAACGTCAGCGCGCGCGCCGGGCTCGATCCGAGACGTGGTTCCGGCATGGTCGCCTATGCGGCCAGCAAGGCAGCCGTGGCCGCGATGACGGTCGCGATGGCCGAGGAACTGAAGCACAAAGGCATCCTGGTCAATGCCGTGGCACCGTCGACGCTCGACACCCCGGCCAACCGAGCGGACATGCCAGATGCCGATTTCGCCAAATGGGTGAGTCTCGAAGCCGTCGCCGAGGCGATCGCCTATCTCGCCTCGCCCGCCAACCAGGCGATGAGCGGCACGCTGGTGCCGCTCTACGGCAGGGCCTGA
- a CDS encoding capsular polysaccharide synthesis protein, with amino-acid sequence MAPRTHDFSESSFFSEAPFNDPLKRPYLAPLRWAASSQVLPWSLRACAAKTCATLARRRDWRARSAAVDHSKWCSTSTPSSSLGPIWQYWAQGVDDAPPVVKACLHSVQLHKGGRELVILDDRTVGDYIDLPGHVWDKRRRGLMNRQHFSNFIRLSLLARHGGTWLDATILLRQPVPAQIEDEEFYILRETSRAPRLVETWFIHARKGHPLVETVLHNLADYWKTHDRLLQYFMFPHHMEAALLLHRRLRCDFLRMPQVGADRPHGLQRALLEPFDEAVHREIYDGFWLHKLTHKFQRPAIGGRLLWDAIIDGWPHTA; translated from the coding sequence ATGGCGCCACGCACGCACGATTTTTCGGAGAGTTCGTTTTTCAGCGAAGCGCCGTTCAATGATCCGCTGAAGCGCCCCTATCTTGCGCCGCTGCGTTGGGCGGCGTCTTCGCAGGTGCTGCCATGGTCGTTGCGCGCGTGCGCCGCCAAGACCTGCGCGACCTTGGCCCGGCGCCGGGACTGGCGCGCACGCAGCGCTGCGGTCGATCATTCGAAGTGGTGCTCCACCAGCACGCCGTCCAGCAGTCTCGGTCCGATCTGGCAGTATTGGGCGCAAGGCGTCGACGACGCGCCACCGGTGGTCAAGGCCTGCCTGCATTCCGTACAGCTCCACAAGGGCGGGCGCGAACTCGTCATCCTCGACGACAGGACCGTTGGCGACTACATCGATCTGCCCGGCCATGTCTGGGACAAGCGACGGCGCGGCCTGATGAACCGCCAGCATTTTTCCAACTTCATCCGGCTGAGCCTGCTCGCCCGCCACGGCGGCACATGGCTCGACGCGACGATCCTGCTCAGGCAACCCGTTCCGGCGCAGATCGAAGACGAAGAGTTCTACATCCTGCGCGAAACCAGTCGCGCCCCGCGGCTCGTGGAAACGTGGTTCATCCACGCCCGCAAGGGGCATCCGCTTGTCGAAACCGTGCTGCACAACCTCGCCGACTATTGGAAGACGCATGACAGGCTTCTTCAATATTTCATGTTTCCGCATCACATGGAGGCCGCCCTTCTCCTGCATCGCCGGCTGCGGTGTGACTTCCTGCGCATGCCCCAGGTAGGAGCCGACCGGCCGCATGGACTGCAAAGGGCGCTCCTCGAGCCGTTCGACGAGGCGGTCCACCGCGAGATCTACGACGGCTTCTGGCTGCACAAGCTCACGCACAAGTTCCAGCGGCCGGCGATCGGGGGACGACTGCTCTGGGACGCCATCATCGATGGCTGGCCTCACACCGCATGA
- a CDS encoding 5-guanidino-2-oxopentanoate decarboxylase: MTTLGEALITLLEAHGVDIVFGIPGVHTVELYRGLARSKIRHVTPRHEQGAGFMADGYARASGRPGVAFVITGPGLTNTITAMGQARADSVPMLVISGVNATNTLGKGLGYLHELPDQRGMMEKVALFSERVTEAGQLPGALARAFALFSSSRPGPVHIEIPTDVMATPANAISAVLGNAAPPAPAASAIAEAARLAKQARRPLILAGGGAKKADAALTLVAETLGAPVVETTNARGLLHNHPLCVPASPSLKAVRALMADADLVIAAGTEFGQTDYDGYGDGGFVLPPNLIRIDIGADQLARRPATVAIQADCAEALRALQAELGAGDVAVKDGEARAAAARAAALAELRPAHVAQMRAVEAIRDALPGAIIVGDSTQPIYAANLYYDHDRPGGWFNAATGFGALGYGPPAAIGAALAVPEAPVVCLTGDGGFQFTLPELGAALDAGAPVIFVVWNNRGYREIETSMLDVGVEPVGVSPAPPDFCKLAEAYGVEAERLPDVGDLPGALRRARAAAKPRVVEIRVD, encoded by the coding sequence ATGACCACGCTCGGCGAAGCGCTCATCACCTTGCTCGAGGCGCATGGCGTCGACATCGTCTTTGGCATTCCCGGCGTTCACACGGTCGAGCTCTATCGCGGGCTGGCGCGCTCGAAGATCCGCCATGTGACGCCCCGCCACGAGCAGGGTGCCGGCTTCATGGCAGACGGCTACGCGCGGGCCAGCGGCCGGCCGGGCGTCGCTTTCGTCATCACCGGTCCGGGTCTGACCAACACCATCACCGCCATGGGGCAGGCGCGCGCCGATTCCGTGCCGATGCTGGTGATCTCGGGGGTCAACGCTACCAACACGCTGGGCAAGGGACTTGGATACCTGCATGAACTGCCCGACCAGCGCGGCATGATGGAAAAGGTGGCGCTGTTTTCGGAACGCGTCACCGAGGCCGGGCAGTTGCCCGGTGCGCTCGCCCGCGCCTTCGCGCTGTTTTCCTCTTCACGCCCGGGACCGGTCCATATCGAGATCCCGACCGATGTCATGGCGACGCCGGCGAACGCAATCTCGGCCGTGCTCGGCAATGCAGCCCCGCCCGCTCCTGCGGCAAGCGCGATCGCGGAGGCGGCGCGGCTTGCAAAGCAGGCCCGCCGTCCGCTTATCCTCGCCGGCGGCGGCGCGAAGAAGGCCGATGCGGCGCTCACGCTTGTCGCCGAGACGCTCGGGGCGCCGGTGGTCGAGACCACCAATGCGCGCGGCCTGCTGCACAATCATCCGCTCTGCGTCCCCGCAAGCCCCAGCCTGAAGGCGGTGCGGGCGCTGATGGCCGACGCCGACCTGGTGATCGCCGCGGGGACGGAGTTCGGCCAGACAGACTATGACGGCTACGGCGACGGCGGCTTCGTGCTGCCGCCCAACCTGATCCGCATCGACATCGGCGCCGATCAGCTCGCTCGCCGCCCTGCGACCGTCGCGATCCAGGCCGATTGCGCCGAGGCACTTCGTGCCCTGCAAGCCGAGCTCGGCGCGGGCGACGTCGCCGTGAAGGACGGCGAGGCCCGTGCTGCCGCAGCGCGTGCGGCTGCATTGGCCGAGCTGAGGCCGGCCCATGTGGCGCAGATGCGAGCCGTGGAAGCGATCCGCGACGCCCTGCCGGGCGCCATTATCGTCGGCGATTCGACGCAGCCGATCTATGCCGCCAATCTCTATTACGACCATGACCGGCCAGGCGGCTGGTTCAATGCCGCGACGGGGTTCGGCGCGTTGGGCTATGGTCCGCCGGCGGCGATCGGCGCCGCGCTTGCGGTTCCCGAGGCGCCGGTCGTCTGCCTGACCGGCGATGGCGGCTTCCAGTTCACCTTGCCGGAACTGGGCGCCGCGCTCGATGCAGGCGCGCCGGTGATCTTCGTCGTCTGGAACAATCGCGGCTATCGCGAGATCGAGACGTCGATGCTCGACGTCGGCGTCGAGCCGGTCGGCGTGTCGCCGGCGCCGCCGGATTTCTGCAAGCTCGCCGAAGCCTATGGCGTAGAGGCCGAGCGGCTGCCGGACGTCGGCGATCTTCCCGGGGCGCTGAGGCGAGCCCGAGCCGCCGCAAAGCCGCGTGTGGTCGAGATCAGGGTGGACTGA
- a CDS encoding TetR family transcriptional regulator C-terminal domain-containing protein, with the protein MPDAADPAPMNGRRKFRREGEERRRQDLIEATLDSVAEYGLQGATLRTIALRAGVTAGLIRHYFPGKEELLQEAYTTLVGRMTEQAKRALVMEDASPRQRLAAFVTANLNPPIIDSRVFSLWATFLGRANADPTLARAHREGYLGFRNEVEAVVAEVLAAERRKTDAGQLRHHAIAINAIIDGLWIEGCLAGEMFSPGELAAIGIKAVEVELGLSPLEQSQEK; encoded by the coding sequence ATGCCTGACGCGGCCGATCCTGCGCCAATGAATGGCCGCCGCAAGTTCCGTCGCGAAGGCGAGGAGCGGCGGCGGCAGGATTTGATCGAGGCGACTCTGGACAGCGTGGCGGAATATGGCCTGCAGGGCGCCACCTTACGCACCATCGCATTGCGTGCTGGCGTCACCGCCGGGCTGATCCGGCACTATTTTCCCGGCAAGGAAGAATTGCTGCAGGAGGCCTACACGACGCTGGTCGGCCGCATGACCGAGCAGGCGAAACGAGCATTGGTCATGGAAGATGCCTCGCCGCGCCAACGCCTTGCGGCTTTCGTCACCGCCAACCTCAACCCGCCGATCATCGACTCGCGGGTGTTTTCGCTCTGGGCAACCTTCCTTGGCCGCGCCAATGCGGATCCGACCCTGGCTCGTGCCCACCGCGAAGGCTACCTTGGCTTTCGCAATGAGGTGGAAGCGGTTGTGGCCGAAGTGCTTGCCGCCGAACGGCGCAAGACGGACGCAGGCCAGTTGCGCCATCATGCGATCGCCATCAATGCGATCATCGACGGGCTCTGGATCGAAGGTTGCCTGGCCGGCGAGATGTTCTCGCCCGGCGAATTGGCGGCGATTGGCATCAAGGCTGTGGAGGTCGAACTCGGCCTCTCGCCTCTGGAGCAATCCCAGGAAAAGTGA
- a CDS encoding dimethylarginine dimethylaminohydrolase family protein, whose translation MSAFGSQSMAAPLRRVLMRSAANAMRDADRTAWHYGPGFNPAKAVSQHTVLAELVAASGAEIEWIEDKADGLSDSVFTHDPSLMTDRGALILSMGKSLRAREPSLHEETYRRLGIPILGRIEAPGQVEGGDCVWVDGRTLAIGRGVRSNQEGIQQVSNLLTPLGISVYGFDLPLWQGEEACLHLMSVISPLADDLALVYSPLLPAPFYQMLKARGIRLVEGDAEEFAASNGLSLNVLPTSPLKVIAVAGFPKTKAAMEAAGCTVEIFEADALCIACEGGPTCLTRPILRQ comes from the coding sequence ATGAGCGCTTTCGGATCACAGTCCATGGCGGCGCCGCTGCGGCGCGTGCTGATGCGGTCGGCGGCCAACGCCATGCGCGACGCCGACAGAACTGCCTGGCATTATGGCCCGGGGTTCAACCCGGCCAAAGCAGTGTCGCAGCACACGGTCCTTGCTGAACTGGTGGCGGCTTCCGGCGCCGAAATCGAATGGATCGAGGACAAGGCCGACGGCCTTTCGGATTCGGTGTTCACGCACGACCCGTCGCTGATGACCGACCGCGGCGCGCTGATCCTGTCCATGGGCAAGTCATTGCGCGCCAGGGAGCCATCGCTGCATGAGGAAACCTACAGAAGACTAGGCATTCCGATCCTCGGCCGCATCGAGGCTCCTGGCCAGGTCGAAGGCGGCGATTGTGTATGGGTTGATGGCCGCACGCTGGCGATCGGGCGCGGCGTCCGCTCCAACCAGGAAGGCATCCAACAGGTTTCCAACCTGCTGACGCCGCTGGGCATTTCCGTCTACGGCTTTGATCTGCCGCTGTGGCAGGGCGAAGAGGCATGCCTGCATCTGATGTCGGTAATCAGCCCGCTGGCCGACGACCTGGCATTGGTCTATTCACCGCTTTTGCCGGCTCCCTTCTACCAGATGCTCAAGGCGCGCGGCATCCGTCTGGTCGAAGGCGATGCCGAAGAGTTCGCCGCTTCCAACGGCCTCAGCCTGAACGTGCTGCCCACCAGCCCGCTCAAGGTTATCGCCGTTGCAGGTTTTCCCAAGACCAAAGCCGCGATGGAAGCTGCCGGCTGCACGGTTGAGATCTTCGAGGCGGATGCGCTCTGCATCGCCTGCGAAGGCGGGCCGACATGCCTGACGCGGCCGATCCTGCGCCAATGA